The DNA sequence CTGAAAGCACAGGACGAGTCATTAATACCAATACCCTCACCTGGCTCGCTCAGACGGGCGAACCTTTTGATATTGTCTTTATTGACCCGCCTTTTCGTCAGGGGCTTTTACAGCAGACGTTATCTTTGCTTGAACAACATCAGTGGCTCGCTGAGACGGCGATGGTCTATATTGAAAGCGAAACTGAAGCGGGATTACCCGATGTACCAGCAAACTGGCATTTACACCGCGAAAAACAGGCGGGTCAGGTAGCATACCGATTATATCAAAGGCAGATGGAAAATGAGGACGAGTTACCATGCTGATTAACCTTGGCAAATTAATGATGCTGCTGGTCTGGGCATTTTTGCTCTTTAACCTGATACATCCTTACCCTAAGCCACTGAACTGTTTCGTTAATGTTGCGCTTTTTTTTATGGCGTTCATGCATGGTTTACAGGTGACACTGATGCGGGCCACTCAGCCGAAAGATGCCCCTCCGCTCAGCCGGATGACTCAATTGAAAGTCTTCATCTTTGGCGTGTTTGAGTTACTGGCCTGGCGTAAAACAACCTGAACAGTCACCCATTCATCTCTTACAGAGCACAAAGGAAAGAATTATGATTTGGCCTTTTCTGGCAGTATTTTTTTCTGGTTGGTTGTATGTTGATGCCTGTTACCTTGGCCCTCACTGGCAACGCTGGTTTTTCAAACCTGTGACGCTGCTGCTGTTGCTGGCACTGGCTTTCCAGGCTCATCAGCTTGATGTTGTTGAGTATCTGATTCTCGCCGGATTACTGGCTTCTCTGACCGGCGATGCTCTGTCACTGCTGCCTGAACGCCACCGGCTTTACACTCTGGGAGCTTTTTTCCT is a window from the Erwinia sp. genome containing:
- the rsmD gene encoding Ribosomal RNA small subunit methyltransferase D (ID:JIFNMEKO_03051;~source:Prodigal:2.6), whose amino-acid sequence is MNKKNRTSSGGQIRIIGGLWRGRKLPVPDSGGLRPTTDRVRETLFNWLAADIQGARCLDCFSGSGALGLEALSRHAASATLLELERPVARQLEKNLATLGVAESTGRVINTNTLTWLAQTGEPFDIVFIDPPFRQGLLQQTLSLLEQHQWLAETAMVYIESETEAGLPDVPANWHLHREKQAGQVAYRLYQRQMENEDELPC
- a CDS encoding hypothetical protein (ID:JIFNMEKO_03052;~source:Prodigal:2.6) yields the protein MLINLGKLMMLLVWAFLLFNLIHPYPKPLNCFVNVALFFMAFMHGLQVTLMRATQPKDAPPLSRMTQLKVFIFGVFELLAWRKTT